A portion of the Oxynema aestuarii AP17 genome contains these proteins:
- the psb27 gene encoding photosystem II protein Psb27, with product MKKIFSRLFALVLVVAIALVGCSSSGSLTGNYQQDTLALVDSLRTAIELPEDAPEKKTAQAEARDRINEFFSRYRRDPSVSKQVSFTTMRTAIDSLAGHYNSYPNRPIPSKLKKRLEQEFRQVESAIQRGA from the coding sequence ATAAAGAAAATATTCTCCCGCCTGTTCGCCTTAGTTTTAGTGGTAGCGATCGCTTTAGTCGGTTGTTCCAGTAGTGGGAGCCTCACGGGAAACTACCAACAAGATACCCTCGCCTTAGTTGACAGTCTGCGAACGGCGATCGAACTACCGGAAGACGCCCCCGAGAAAAAAACTGCCCAAGCCGAAGCGCGCGATCGGATTAACGAATTTTTCTCCCGTTACCGTCGCGATCCTTCCGTTTCCAAACAGGTGTCATTTACTACCATGCGAACGGCGATCGACAGCTTGGCCGGACATTATAACTCTTACCCGAATCGTCCGATTCCGAGCAAATTAAAAAAACGACTCGAACAAGAATTCCGACAAGTTGAATCTGCAATCCAACGAGGCGCCTAA
- a CDS encoding secondary thiamine-phosphate synthase enzyme YjbQ gives MRLTHNFLKIETGEGICIYNITPQIQELVEKHGIRQGNVTVISQHTTTALTINEAEERLLEDIKTYLKKLAPPEDRYLHNDLHLRDVPEDEPINAHSHLMAMTMGTTETIPILNGKLALGTWQSVLLLELDGPRTRKVLVQFWGE, from the coding sequence ATGCGCTTGACCCACAATTTCTTAAAAATTGAAACGGGCGAAGGAATTTGCATCTATAACATTACGCCGCAAATTCAAGAACTCGTCGAAAAACACGGCATCAGACAGGGAAATGTCACCGTTATTTCTCAGCATACCACCACGGCTTTAACCATCAATGAAGCCGAAGAACGATTGCTCGAAGATATTAAAACGTATCTCAAAAAATTAGCTCCCCCGGAAGATCGATATTTACATAACGACCTTCATTTACGCGACGTTCCCGAAGACGAACCGATTAACGCTCATTCTCATTTAATGGCAATGACCATGGGAACGACGGAAACTATCCCAATTCTTAACGGTAAATTAGCGTTAGGAACCTGGCAATCGGTGTTGTTATTAGAGTTAGACGGACCGCGCACGCGCAAGGTTTTAGTACAATTCTGGGGAGAATAA
- a CDS encoding efflux RND transporter periplasmic adaptor subunit, producing the protein MNHVRSWVARSPQTLLKVGSIAVLTIAALGVASCQATPEAGSTPGGRGNPERTENNQPIAVDIALAERQPLREPIQYTGTTRPVEEVSLRSRAEGQLLDLRADVGDFVTQGEILGRIDDTLAVADVVEAEAELAALQAEVQRLQAAVRDARSQVESIRLDLEQAENDAERLQWLYEEGALSEQEAERARTLARTTRQDLEAARERIGTQEKAVEAAQKRVLAQEAVLAGLRSRRNYSVLTAPVSGSVVERLVDPGSFVQTGGEILKIADFSRLEVVVNLSELKLNQIRAGQTVNVRLDAFPEDSFFGEISRISPAANAETRQIPVEIILDNTDRRLASGLLARVSFEAGRTQSVVLPESALQTGETRARSLREGSEATVFAIVENEQSPRVEARPVVIGERVDGKVEIRAGLESGERVVVRSSKPLKDGDRVRPSILSE; encoded by the coding sequence ATGAATCACGTTCGCTCCTGGGTCGCGCGTTCTCCCCAAACCCTCCTGAAAGTCGGATCGATCGCCGTGCTGACGATCGCCGCCTTGGGAGTCGCCAGTTGTCAGGCTACACCGGAAGCAGGCTCCACCCCAGGGGGACGAGGCAACCCGGAACGCACCGAGAACAACCAACCGATCGCCGTCGATATTGCGCTCGCCGAACGGCAGCCCTTACGAGAACCGATCCAATATACCGGAACGACGCGCCCGGTAGAGGAAGTGAGCTTGCGATCGCGCGCCGAGGGACAATTACTCGACTTGAGAGCCGATGTCGGCGATTTCGTCACCCAGGGCGAAATTCTCGGACGCATTGACGATACCTTAGCCGTCGCCGACGTGGTTGAGGCGGAAGCGGAACTGGCGGCCCTGCAAGCGGAAGTCCAACGGTTGCAAGCGGCGGTCCGCGACGCGCGATCGCAAGTCGAAAGCATCCGCCTCGACCTGGAACAAGCGGAAAACGACGCCGAACGCCTCCAGTGGCTTTACGAAGAAGGGGCCTTGTCCGAACAAGAAGCGGAACGAGCCCGAACCTTAGCGCGCACGACCCGCCAAGATTTAGAAGCGGCGAGAGAGCGGATCGGCACCCAGGAAAAAGCGGTAGAAGCGGCTCAAAAGCGGGTTTTGGCCCAAGAAGCGGTGCTGGCGGGATTGCGATCGCGCCGAAACTACAGCGTGTTGACGGCCCCCGTCTCGGGTTCGGTGGTCGAACGGTTGGTGGATCCCGGGAGTTTCGTACAAACAGGCGGCGAAATTCTCAAAATCGCCGATTTCAGCCGCTTGGAGGTCGTCGTCAACCTTTCCGAACTAAAACTCAATCAAATTCGTGCCGGACAAACGGTTAACGTGCGTTTAGATGCATTTCCCGAAGATAGCTTTTTCGGCGAGATTTCGCGGATTTCTCCCGCCGCCAACGCCGAAACCCGTCAAATTCCCGTAGAGATTATCTTGGATAATACCGATCGCCGCCTCGCCAGTGGCTTGTTGGCGCGGGTGAGTTTTGAAGCGGGCCGCACCCAGTCGGTGGTGTTACCCGAAAGTGCCTTGCAGACTGGAGAAACCCGGGCGAGATCGCTGCGCGAAGGCAGTGAGGCGACGGTGTTCGCGATCGTCGAAAACGAGCAATCGCCTCGGGTTGAGGCGCGTCCGGTGGTCATTGGGGAGCGGGTCGATGGCAAAGTGGAAATTCGCGCGGGCTTGGAATCGGGGGAACGGGTGGTCGTCAGAAGTAGTAAACCCTTGAAGGACGGCGATCGCGTGCGCCCCAGCATCCTGTCCGAATGA
- a CDS encoding iron uptake porin, whose amino-acid sequence MATPLSIAGFALLGATVYLDGAIAAPPSLHRATESQNLFRQGDLNSPISQEFAPLDRVNSVSDLSDVSPNDWAFQALQSLGERYQCLLAYPDGSYRGDRALTRYEFAAGLNTCLDRIQVLIEENISALSPEDLAQLRRLQEEFAAELATLRGRVDALEVRTAELEANQFSTTTKLVGEAIFNLADSFSENDESQFAFSQRVRLNFVTSFSGKDSLITRLEFGNIGNSFADEIGTNEGRYAYDGAGDNVVRLNRLHYNFPIADNLKASIFANAGGHHFYAPTLNPYLEAGGGGTGALSRFGERNPIFRTTLGGVGVGFQYKAGNLLEVNAGYLSNEGNTPQRSQGLFDGNYSALTQVIFGDRFKIGLTYIHGYDGTSNPRFGFGGTGTALGTLNPSALGLRATPVVSNSYGVQTSLRISPQLILGGWLGKTSARLIGLGDADIWNYAVTLALPDLGKQGSLGGLIFGAEPYLSDLDVPGNPDFPTDIPFHVEGFYKYQMSDNIAITPGLIWLTSPNQNKDNDDVFIGTVRTTFSF is encoded by the coding sequence TTGGCCACTCCTCTCTCGATCGCCGGGTTTGCTCTTCTAGGTGCGACTGTTTATCTCGATGGGGCGATCGCCGCTCCCCCCTCGCTTCACCGTGCAACTGAATCGCAAAATCTGTTCCGACAAGGCGATCTCAACTCCCCCATCAGCCAGGAATTCGCTCCCCTCGATCGCGTCAACTCCGTCAGCGACTTGAGCGATGTTAGCCCCAACGATTGGGCCTTCCAAGCCCTCCAATCCCTCGGCGAACGCTATCAATGTTTGCTCGCCTATCCCGACGGCAGCTATCGCGGCGATCGCGCCCTCACCCGCTACGAATTCGCCGCCGGACTCAATACCTGCTTAGACCGCATCCAAGTCCTCATCGAGGAAAACATTAGCGCGCTTTCCCCCGAAGACCTCGCCCAACTGCGCCGTCTTCAAGAAGAATTTGCCGCCGAACTCGCCACCCTCCGAGGTCGGGTCGATGCCCTCGAAGTTCGCACCGCCGAACTCGAAGCCAATCAATTTTCCACCACCACCAAACTCGTCGGCGAAGCCATCTTTAACCTCGCCGACAGTTTCAGCGAAAACGACGAGAGCCAATTCGCCTTCAGCCAACGGGTTCGCCTCAACTTCGTCACCAGCTTTAGCGGTAAAGATAGCCTCATTACCCGCCTCGAATTCGGCAACATCGGCAACTCTTTCGCCGACGAAATCGGCACCAATGAAGGGCGCTACGCCTACGACGGCGCCGGAGATAATGTCGTGCGCCTCAACCGACTGCACTACAATTTTCCGATCGCCGATAACCTCAAAGCCAGTATTTTCGCCAACGCAGGCGGACACCATTTTTACGCCCCCACCCTCAACCCCTATTTAGAAGCAGGTGGCGGCGGAACCGGAGCCCTTTCTCGCTTTGGCGAACGCAACCCGATTTTCCGCACGACCCTCGGCGGCGTCGGGGTCGGGTTTCAGTACAAAGCGGGCAACCTTCTCGAAGTCAATGCCGGATATTTGAGCAACGAAGGGAACACCCCCCAGCGATCGCAAGGTCTGTTTGACGGCAACTATTCCGCCCTGACTCAGGTGATTTTCGGCGATCGCTTCAAAATCGGCCTGACCTACATTCACGGCTACGACGGCACCAGTAACCCCCGCTTCGGCTTCGGCGGAACCGGAACTGCTTTAGGAACCTTAAACCCCTCCGCCCTCGGCTTGCGCGCTACTCCCGTCGTCAGCAACTCCTACGGCGTCCAAACTTCTTTGAGAATTAGCCCCCAACTCATTCTCGGCGGTTGGTTGGGGAAAACCAGCGCCCGTCTGATTGGTTTGGGAGATGCGGATATTTGGAATTATGCGGTCACCCTCGCTTTACCGGATTTGGGTAAACAAGGATCCCTCGGCGGTTTGATCTTCGGCGCCGAACCCTATTTGAGCGATCTCGACGTGCCGGGAAATCCCGATTTTCCTACAGATATCCCGTTTCATGTCGAAGGATTCTACAAATATCAAATGAGTGACAATATTGCCATTACGCCGGGTTTAATTTGGTTGACTTCTCCCAATCAAAATAAGGACAACGATGATGTTTTTATTGGCACGGTGAGAACGACATTTTCGTTTTAA